One stretch of Roseimicrobium sp. ORNL1 DNA includes these proteins:
- a CDS encoding DUF2917 domain-containing protein: MRASVWSDETTLDRETASPASKSSRSTNPSTSWKPTPKSPTVQLARGGTFSKPLEKGERVSVTVTAGHAWITMEGDAQDHVLTVHERHEFAGPGLLVIEGLEQGARIQL, translated from the coding sequence ATGAGAGCTTCTGTTTGGTCCGATGAGACAACGCTGGATCGTGAGACTGCGAGTCCAGCAAGCAAGAGTTCCCGCTCCACGAACCCCTCTACATCGTGGAAGCCCACACCCAAATCGCCCACCGTACAACTTGCGCGCGGCGGCACCTTTAGCAAGCCGTTGGAGAAAGGTGAACGTGTGTCCGTGACAGTTACCGCAGGTCATGCGTGGATCACCATGGAAGGTGATGCACAGGATCACGTGCTGACGGTTCATGAGAGACATGAGTTCGCCGGGCCGGGATTGCTGGTGATCGAGGGACTGGAACAGGGAGCAAGAATCCAACTTTAA
- a CDS encoding glycosyltransferase translates to MSRIALAVPPIPGHMNPATTLGKELARRGHDVTVYAFLDGKEKAEATGLAFHPVGEDGFPAGEVKRRTAELGKLQGFKALRYTVTWFRASSAAWMRELPALLREHQTDLLLADQTVSGALTAGEHAGVRTIGLCNALAIHPDPNVPPFPTHWAPPRNARERFGVWLTYKTMSLLCADFHASVNIQRRRWKLKPMPIQVAVLPQFTYLSQQPAWFDLPRQMPANFHYTGPWHRHEANGSTDGSFPWDKLDGRPLIYASLGTLQNRVDETFHCIAEACEGLDSQLVIALGSKARTEMPALPGNPIVVPFAPQVALLKRASLVITHAGLNTALETLAAGVPMVALPITNDQPGVAARLRHLGVAKVIPIAALKAAHLRAAVQEMLANTEAKRRTQEFAQRIRETDGIAAAADLVEGQIKSGLSTAQGRSG, encoded by the coding sequence ATGAGCCGCATCGCCCTCGCTGTGCCACCGATTCCGGGTCACATGAATCCCGCCACCACCTTGGGCAAGGAACTGGCACGGCGTGGGCATGACGTGACGGTCTACGCCTTCCTGGATGGCAAGGAGAAGGCGGAAGCCACGGGGCTGGCTTTTCATCCCGTGGGTGAGGACGGCTTCCCTGCTGGTGAAGTGAAACGCCGAACGGCGGAGCTTGGGAAGCTGCAAGGCTTCAAAGCGCTGCGCTACACGGTGACCTGGTTCCGCGCTTCCTCAGCAGCCTGGATGCGTGAACTGCCCGCGCTGCTACGCGAACACCAGACCGATTTGCTTCTTGCCGATCAGACTGTCTCGGGCGCACTCACCGCTGGAGAACATGCCGGTGTGCGCACCATCGGTTTGTGCAATGCCCTGGCCATCCATCCGGATCCCAATGTGCCTCCCTTTCCCACGCATTGGGCGCCCCCGCGGAACGCCAGGGAGCGATTCGGTGTCTGGTTGACCTACAAAACCATGAGCCTGCTTTGCGCCGACTTCCATGCGAGCGTGAATATCCAGCGCCGTAGGTGGAAGCTCAAACCCATGCCCATTCAGGTCGCCGTGCTTCCGCAGTTCACCTACCTCTCGCAGCAGCCGGCCTGGTTTGATTTGCCCCGTCAGATGCCTGCGAATTTCCACTATACGGGTCCTTGGCATCGTCACGAGGCTAACGGCTCAACGGATGGCTCTTTTCCCTGGGACAAGCTGGATGGCAGGCCGCTGATCTATGCGAGCCTCGGCACCTTGCAGAATCGTGTGGATGAAACTTTCCACTGCATCGCAGAGGCATGCGAGGGGCTCGACTCGCAACTCGTCATTGCGCTGGGATCAAAGGCTCGCACTGAAATGCCCGCGCTGCCGGGCAATCCCATCGTGGTGCCCTTTGCGCCTCAAGTTGCCTTGCTGAAACGTGCTTCGCTTGTGATCACCCACGCAGGCTTGAACACCGCCCTGGAGACCCTTGCCGCTGGCGTTCCCATGGTGGCCCTGCCAATCACCAACGATCAGCCGGGTGTGGCCGCGAGACTGCGGCATCTTGGCGTGGCGAAGGTGATTCCCATCGCCGCACTGAAAGCCGCTCATCTGCGCGCTGCCGTGCAGGAGATGCTGGCCAATACCGAAGCGAAACGACGCACTCAAGAGTTCGCCCAGCGCATCCGCGAGACGGATGGGATTGCTGCGGCAGCGGATCTGGTGGAGGGTCAGATCAAAAGCGGGCTCTCAACGGCTCAAGGGCGCTCCGGTTAA
- a CDS encoding LysR family transcriptional regulator: MELYQLRTFLTVAEEGHLTRAAEKLFTSQPAVSAQIRALEDELGMKLFERSSRGMQLTQAGKTLCEQARRVVNAARDFKHSADGLRGAVSGELVLGLNNRPEILRLMEILQELTLRHADLSYELVNGSSGVIIQGLEEGSISIGFFEGQCESPKITYHELDTIELCLAAPAAWAEELTTPDWKALESKPWIFVSPMCSYFRTIQHICREQGLQIAPRFRVNEELTVLNLVAEGLGVTLLARRQIELHQFEGRVVPLPHFRAVVPLSLGYLTERANDPAIMAVRDTVLDVWGKPKENSDPAPYTSAKTVPSASPSRRSTSTSTTNSSNLRRQ; this comes from the coding sequence ATGGAACTCTACCAACTCCGCACCTTTCTCACGGTCGCTGAAGAAGGGCACCTCACCCGCGCGGCAGAGAAGCTTTTCACCAGCCAGCCGGCGGTTAGTGCGCAAATCCGCGCGCTGGAGGATGAGCTGGGGATGAAGCTCTTTGAGCGCAGCTCGCGTGGCATGCAGCTCACCCAGGCAGGCAAAACCCTGTGCGAGCAGGCACGACGCGTGGTAAATGCGGCACGCGACTTCAAGCACAGCGCCGACGGCCTGCGTGGTGCGGTGTCTGGCGAACTCGTGCTGGGGCTGAACAACCGCCCGGAAATCCTGCGCCTCATGGAGATTCTCCAGGAGCTGACGTTGCGCCACGCGGACCTCAGCTACGAACTGGTCAATGGCAGCAGCGGCGTGATCATCCAGGGACTGGAAGAAGGCAGCATCTCCATCGGTTTCTTCGAAGGGCAATGCGAGAGCCCGAAGATCACCTACCACGAGTTGGACACCATCGAGCTCTGTCTCGCCGCTCCTGCTGCCTGGGCGGAAGAATTGACCACACCCGATTGGAAGGCGCTGGAGTCGAAGCCCTGGATCTTCGTCTCGCCCATGTGCTCCTACTTCCGGACCATCCAGCACATCTGCCGCGAGCAGGGACTGCAAATCGCCCCGCGCTTCCGCGTGAATGAAGAGCTGACCGTGCTCAATCTGGTGGCGGAGGGACTGGGTGTCACCCTTCTGGCTCGCCGCCAGATCGAACTGCACCAGTTTGAGGGACGCGTGGTTCCCCTGCCCCATTTCCGCGCCGTGGTACCTCTTAGCCTGGGCTACCTTACCGAGCGCGCGAATGACCCGGCCATCATGGCTGTGCGCGACACGGTGCTGGATGTCTGGGGCAAGCCGAAGGAGAACAGCGATCCTGCACCTTACACGAGCGCAAAGACCGTGCCGTCGGCTTCACCATCCCGTCGCAGCACCAGCACGAGCACGACCAATTCTTCCAACCTCCGCCGACAATGA